The Fluviispira sanaruensis sequence TGCGAGCCTGGCAAAATATCAAGTAGTTGATCGATTTAATTCCACCGCGAATTTAAATTCAAATTGGCTGCAAGGTTCCGCTACAGTTGCAACCAAAAATGGCGGACCATTGACTTATTATATGTATTCAAGAACTTCGAGTAATGCGATATTCAAAAATCTAAGCACTGCTGTGCCAAATTTGAAAATATTTAATTTTGATGGAGGAAACTGTAGACCTTATTGGTATAGAGTCACGACAAGCGCCAAAACGTATGGATTGGATTCAACTTGGATTGGAAACAATTTTAGTGGCTTAGGAGCTGGAGCGACAACTTATCCAGGTGCAACCACAGATCCAACTTTAACGTATTACTATTCATATCCGACAACGAATGGAGCAAATCTATGTACAGATGTATCTGTATCGGCTGGAATTCCTTTTGTTTTTTGCTACAACTTCTTGTATAATACAGCCACAAGATTTAAAGTTACACAAACAAGTGGTGTATTTACAGAATATTAATACTTATGAAAGAATCTATTATGAAAATTTTTATCGATTCTGCTGACATTAAGGAAATTAAAACAGTTGCTGAACTTGGCGTATGTGATGGCGTAACAACAAATCCAACTCTCATTGCAAAATCAGGACAAGATTTTAAAACTGTATTAAGCGAAATTATAAACATAATTCCCGGACCAATTTCAGCGGAAGTTATTTCATTAGATTCTAAAGGTATGATAAAGGAAGCAGAAGAACTTGTAAAACTTGCGAATAGTATCGTTATTAAACTTCCTTTGACTGAGGAAGGACTTAAAGCATGTAAATATCTTAATGGCAAAGGTATAAAAACCAACGTTACTTTATGTTTCAGTGTAGGTCAGGCATTGCTTGCTGCAAAAGCAGGAGCAACTTATGTTTCTCCTTTTATAGGTAGACTTGATGATATTGGCGAAGATGGAGTCAATCTTATTAAAGAAATAAAAGCATTATACTCCGCGAACAAAGTAGAAACAAAAATACTTGCAGCAAGCATTCGCAGTCCTAGGCATGTGACAGATTCATTTATTTCTGGGGCGGATGTGGTGACATTGCCATTTAAAATATTGCTTCAACTCTATACACATCCGTTAACTGAAAAGGGTCTCAACCAATTTATTGAAGACTGGAAAAACTCAGGCCAAAGAAGCATACTTGCAGAAAAAATTTAAATTTATTAGAAGTTAGAAAATGAGCATATTTATTTGTACAAGTAATCAGGGGAAATTAAAAGAGTTTTCTAATTTATTAAATAATAATGAAGACATAATTGGACTTGTAGAGCTTAAAAAAGTCGAAAACATACAGCAAATCGAAGCTATTGAAAATTCCGATTATTTTCTATCGAATGCTCTCATTAAAATTTTATCAGCGTTAAAATATATAATAGATAATAAAGAAATTTCAGAGTTTAAAGCAATTCATAAAATATTAGTGGATGATTCTGGTCTTTGTGTGCCTGAGTTAAACTATTTACCTGGCGTGCACTCTGCAACCTATGCAGGTGAACCAAAAAATGATGAAAATAATCGAAATAAATTAATAAAAGAATTGAATGAACTTGAAAAATATTTCATTTTTAAAAATGAAAAGCGTTTGCAAGCTTTTTTTGTTTGTTTTTTAATAGAACTCGACTTAACTGAAATTCATGATCTTAAAGAAACTATTAAAATTATAGATGCAAAAAGTCTTGTAATTAAAAGTGTGATCGAGTTTGAAAGAAACTGTTTAGAAAAAGTTAATCTAAATATTGATGGAGGCAGTTTTTCACAATCTATGCCTATTTCTTCATTGTTAAAAGGATTTAATAAAGAGATACATATAAAAGTGCATTATGGATTTTGCTCTGGCGAGATATCAAATTTAGAGCAAAATAAAATATTAGGCACAGGGCATGGATATGATCATATGTTTTATTCTTTGAGCAATAGAGATCTTTCTTTTGCAAGTATTCCGTTAGAGGAAAAAAATAAAAAAAGCCATCGAGCTTTTGCTTTAAATGCTATGTTAAAGTCGTTGAAAAAATAAGATAATCTTAAGCCGTAACAATATCATTTTTATAAGACGCAACAACTTCAATAATTTTATCGATATCTTGTTCCTCTACTTTTGATTCTACAAGTGCTTCTTTCAAAAGAGTTGCTACTTCCATAAAATCTTTTAAAGGTATTTTTAAATTTGCATGGGCGCTCTTTAAAAGCTTTGTTTCGTACATGACTGGACCACCTAAGGAAGTGGTTAAGAATTTTGTCTGATGCTCAATCAAACGAGCTAAATCTACATTTTCAAAATAATGTATAAGGTTTTCAGACTCCATTATTTTTTTATAAAATAAACTAACTACGACATGTAGCGTTTTATAGCCACCATATTTATCATAAATTGATATATTCATGAGTATTTTCCTTTTTTAATGAAGAACTTCAACAGCAATTGCAGAAATATCATCTTCTAAAACATTTGAATCAAACTCAGATAATATAGTTTCTTTAACTTGTTTCATAATATCTTCTATAGGTAAATCTTGAGAAAAAGATTTCTTTAAAGTTTCTTTTAGTCTTTTAATACCATACTCTTCTCCATTCGATAGACCTTCTATTAATCCGTCAGTATATGCAAATACAATATCACCTATTTCAATATCTAAATTTTGTGCAGAAATATTTAAATTTTCTGAATAACCTAATTTACTTCCTAAGTTTCCAATTAGTTTTATATCAACTTGCCCTGTTTGAGTTAATTTACTTCTTTTTAATAGTATAGGAGGATTATGTGCAGCAGAATATGAAGTAATATTCATGCTTTTATGCGATACAACAAGAGCTAACATAGTCATAACCAGTTTTTGATTACTAAGTTTAAAAATAATTTTATTAAAATCATTTAATAAATGAGTGGGCTCTTCTGGTTTTCCAGTTTCATGAATTATTTTTAATAAATATTTTTCAAATATGCCCGTCACAACACCAGCAAGTAAAGCAGAGCCTATTCCATGGCCTGTGATATCACCAATATAAATATGAGCTTCTTCGTCATTAACATAATAGTTATACCAATCTCCTCCGATAGAAACTGCTGATTGATAAAAAGAGGAAATGTTAAATTTTTTCATTTGCAAATTTGGACGTGGGAGAAGTGATTTTTGAATGCTGCTTGCCATTTCAAGACTATCTTTTAATTGCTTTTCTTTTAATAGATTATAGTCATTAACCATTTTTGAATATGAATTCATGATATATTCATTTTCTTTTAATTTCATATTATTAAAACCATAAATAATGCTTAGATTATCATCTATATTATTTATCTGAAATTCAAATGGGACATTTTTTATTTTCTTAAAGGAGCAGGCATATTCGAATTTTTTTTCAGTTAATGATAGGATTGATTTAATATCAAAATTTAAGAAGACATTGAGTAAATTATCATTTAAGCTCTTAAAAATTTCATCGAAATGAGTGTTTTTATGAATTATATCAAGATTATTTGTATTAAAAATAGCAATTGGTATTTTGATTGATTCAATTAAATCTGCTGTTATTATTTTCATAAACTCCCAGTAAATTAATGTAATAAAAGGCTAATTATTTAATTGTATCATTCTAGGAATATTTATATAGTATGCATGCCAATATTTTATCATTAAATTTAGAAAATTTTAAGAGGAGAAGAGTGAACTAGGTAATTTATTCATCCTCAAATTGAGTGATTCTTGGTCCCCAAGAAGCTTGTTTAGATTCATAAATTGGGATGTTTAATGACTTTTGATAGGAACCATCTTTTGACATGTAGAAAAGTTTATGGATACCTAAACGTGTTCCTTTGGATGATCTGTCCGATTGGAATAAAATAAATCGTCCATCAGGAGAAAAAGAGGGTTTTTCATTATCACCTTGGCTCAATGTGAGTCTTTCAATACCAGAACCGTTAGAGCCAATTTTAAATAAATCCCAAAGATTAATATCTCTGTCATAGCTGGCAAAAACAATTGATTTGCTATCTGGACTCCAACATGCACTGGCATTGTACCAACCAGCGTAGGTTAGGCGTGTAGTGTTTCCACTTGAAAGATCTTTAACAAAGATCATTGGTTTACCATATTTTGTACTTGTGTATGCGATTGATTTCCCATTTGGCGAAAATGCTGGTTCAACTTCAATTGCACTCGTTGAAATAAATGGTTTTTTATTGCCACCAAATTTATTGGTTGTAAAAATATGTGTTGATCCATCCATTGTACTTGCAGAAAACGCAATTAAATTCCCATCAGGTGACCAGTTTGCGCCAGAGCTATTGCCAGAGCCAGAAATTGCTCGTGTTTCTTGTTTAGTTAATAAGTTATAAATATAAATATCGGGCTTTCCTGATTTAAAAGAAGTGTATATAATTTTTGTTCCATCTCTAGACCAATTTGGGCTGATATGCACAGCTTTATCTTCAGTAATTTGTTTTAAATTACCACCGTCAAAATCAGCAATAAATATTTGTCCATTTGAATTTTGATCTTTTTTTCCAACAAAAACAATTTGTGACATAAAAGGACCGGGTGTTCCTGTCAGAGCTGCAACTGAAACATCAGCGAATCTTCTTAAGGCAAGATCGGTCGATTTAGCGCTTAAATTACTATAGGACTTTCCAATAAGTTGTGCTTGTAGTTTAATATCATATAAGCGTAATTCCAAATTATATCTACTCGGATTTTTTGCTTTAGTAAATTTACCTAAGATAACAAATTCAGCTTTTAAAGCTTTCCATTGAGAAATTTGAAATGGTTGAAGAGCAACGCTTTGTGTGGTTTGCATAGAATCTTGTGGGATAAATTCAAACCAATTAGTGAAGTTAAAGATGGAAGTTAATCTTTTGGAATATTCATTGAGTTCATTATTATTAATAGGAATTGATTTGTCAGTAATGGCAAATAAAGGAATGGCCATACGTATTTTTTTTACGCCAGGAGAACCTACATCTATTGTGTTATCGAGTTTTAATTCATCAACGGAATCATCATTTTTTGTATAATCTGTAGAATTATTCTTTAAACCTTCCAAAGAATCATCGCTCTTTGAAATTTGATTTGAATTGCTAATAAGAGACTCAGCTGCAAAAGATTTTGGAAATATATTTAATATTGTTATGAACGAAATTAAATATATATTTTTGAATTTAAGTTTCATATTGTCCCTTTATTTTATTGAACACTTTTTGCACTGTAGCTTGCTTCAAAAGTTTTTGGTGGATTGATATCTTTTGGTGGAACTTCTGGAACAGGGAAAGTGCTTTCCAAAGAATTAATGACAAGTTGATCAAATTGAGAATTGCCGCTGGATTGAACGACAGTCGGTTTTCCGATGAGATATCCATAGGGATTAATGGTAAACTTTATCCGGGTTTTCAATGTAGGAGCGAATGTTGAACCTTCAGTGGTGCTCCAGTTTAGTTTTAATTGACGAGCGATATAAGCTTTATATGAGTTGTAGCTTTTTGAACTTATTTTACCATCAATAACACCAGACGGTGCTGCCGCAAATGGGCTAGCAGGAATATCACTTGGAGTAGAAAATGGCGATTCTGGTAAATTATTTACATTTGCCTTGCTGCCCTCTTGTTTTTCTTGATCAGCATTGCGAATGCCAGCATTTTTACGTGTGTCTTCTTTTCGTGTGTCGATTTCTTTACGTTTTAAGTATTCATCCATGCTAACTTTTTGTTTATCTTGATCAGGAATAGGGCCTATAGGTTTTTTAAGATCCGTTTTTAATTTTTCATTATTATTAATAATATTTTTATTGCTCTCTTCTTTTAAAATAAGATCTTTCGATTTATCAGATATTTTAGGAGTCACTTTTTCTGTTTTCTTTTCAGCAACTGGACTTGTGTCAGGAGCAATATTTTTGGTTAGTTGAGGTAAATCTCGAATTGTTTTTGTTGCTTCTCTTTCGCCTACTTCATCATCTTTTTGTGAAATCTGTTTAGTTTGGGCGAAGTTTTCACTCATACCAAAAGTCACTTCAACAATTTCTGGTGGAGTTGACTCAAAGCTAAAGATATAAGTAAGAACAAAAAAGCTTGATATTAAAAGAAAATGAATTGAAATTGCAGCTATTAAATGCTTTCTATTGGGTGAATAAATATCTTTTATTTCATCAGGAGATAAAAATGGTATTTTTGAGTTTGAACCTAAAATATCGATTGTTGGTTGTTTGATTTTTTTTTGTAACGGTAAATCCACTGGCTTAACATATCTGGGACCAAGGTAAGATTTATTGATATAATCATCAGGAAAAGATCTTGAAAATAAAATATTCCTTTGTGTGTCATAAACAGCTTTTCCAAATTTCAGCATGTTTATTTCATCAATTTCTGGAGCACGATTTGGATGATTTAAAAGAATATTATTATTTTTCATTTTTTGTCACGTTTGTTTTCACCAACCATACCAATTCTTTCTACCCCTGCTTTTTGTGCAGCAGTCATAGCAAACATGACTTTCCCGTAAGGGACACCATCATCTGCTCGAATAAAAAGGGAAGGGTGTTCATCATTTTTTACAGATGTTTGAATTTGGGTAATAAGATTGGCTTCTTTTACAATGTTTTTCCCGATAAAATATTCACCTTTTTTATTTATAGAAATAACAAGAGATTCGCCAGAAAGAGTAAGAGATTTTGCTTGGGTTTTTGGTAGTTGAACATTGATTCCAGAAATAGCAAATGGTGCTGTAACCATAAAAATAATTAATAATACAAGACAGACATCCACAAATGGTGTCATATTTATTTCTGAAATAAAATTTGATTTTCGACTGCCTTCTCCAACGTCATTCCCGCTATCAAGATTAAATGACATGAATTATTCCTTTAAGTATTATCTTGGTCAGGTTTTATTGTGTAGTGTCTTTCCAGAATATTAATAAAATCAGAAGAAAATCCATCTAGTAAAACAAGATGCTTTTTTATTCGATTGATTAATATATTATAAAAAATAACTGCTGGAATAGCGACAAAAAGCCCAAGTGCAGTTGCAATCAGAGCTTCTGAAATACCAGGAGCAACGGCTGCAAGACTGGAAGCACCGCTCGATCCTATATCGTGAAATGCACGTATAATGCCTACAACTGTTCCGAATAGTCCGATAAAAGGACCTGCAGATGCGCACACAGCTAAAATACTTAAGTTGCTGCCAAGATTTGCTTCTTCTATCATTTTTTGCCGAGAAAGAGTTCTTTTAACTGTGTCAAATATGACAGAACCAGTCGAACCTCTTTTTTCTCTTGTTTGCAAAACACGAATCATTTCATTGAATCCTGAACGGAAAACCTCGCGTGCAGGGCTATAATCCATATCTTTTACACGCAAATTTAATTCAGAGAGACTTTTGGCTTCCCAAAAATTAGTGAGAAATTTTTCTGAAAGACCATGCATTTCTTTCAGGCGAAGCATTTTGCTAATAATGACAACCCAAGCCCATATGCTCATTATTCCAAGTAAAATTGTAATTGCTATGCCAATGGGGCCGCCATGGAGTATAATTGAAAACCAATCAATTTTTGTCGATTGCGCTACTGTTTCCATTAATAACACCTTCCAGAAGTTATATTTCCGATTTTTGGATTATCATTTCTTTTTGTATTGCATAATTTAAAATTATCCGGGCAATTTCTTCTTGAGTCGATTTTGTCGAATCGAGAGTGATTGCATCTATTGCGGGCTTTAAAGGTGCAATTTTTCGATTTGTATCACGAATATCTCTTTCATTAATTTCTTTTATAAGCTCTTTGATATTTGTTTTCATTCCATTTGAATGTAATTCTTTGAGTCTTCTTTCTGCTCTTTCTTCTGGAGAAGCTGTTAAAAATATTTTGAGAGGAGCATCGGGGAACACAACTGTTCCCATATCTCTACCGTCAACGACGGCTCCATTATTATTTAAAACTACTTTTCTTTGAATAGGTAATAATCTTTTACGAACAGAATCTTCTTGAGCCAATACACTTGCGAGTTCCGAAACAAATGGGGCTTTAATTTCTTGAGTAACTTCTCTTTCCCCAAGAAAAACTTTTCCTGATAAAGATTCTTGACGATATCTTTCATTAATAAATGAGGTAAAGCGTTCAATGCTTCCAAGATCTTTTTCTTTTAGATTTGCTTCATGAAATAATAAAGCTAGAGAACGATAAATTGCACCTGTAGTAACGTATATCCAACCAAGTTTTGTAGCAACTATCTTAGCAACAGTGCTTTTACCTGAGCCTGCTGGGCCGTCAATTGTAATAACTTTTAATTTTTGTGCCAATTCATGATCTGGATGCATGCGATTCCTTTTAATTGAGACCCATTGAGGATTCTACATCTTCCCAAGATTCGTCCCATGCTGCAACTGGTGCTTTATCAACACGGAATGGAGATATTGCGGGCATATTTTGGACGTTGCCAATTTTAAAGTATTTTTTGATTCTATCTTGTTTAAGTTCATCCTTGGTCATTTTCGAAAGACTCACTAAGTTTTTTTCGACGGCGTCGCCGATAGAATCAATTGCTTCTTTGGTTTTCCAGTGGGCACCACCCAACGGTTCTTTAATAATTTCATCGATTACCTTATTTTTAAGAGCAACTTCTGCTGTTAAACCAAGAATGTTTGCAGCTCTATCTGCTTGAGTTCCATCTTTCCATAAGATTGATGAACAGCCTTCAGGCGATATTACGCTATAAATGGAATACTCCATCATAAGAATTCTGTTTGCAACACCAATAGCAAGAGCGCCTCCACTCTGGCCTTCACCTACAACAACGGAAATGATTGGTACAGATAAGCGACTCATAACCATAATATTTTTGGCGATAGCTTCGTTTTGGCCGCGCTCTTCTGCTTCAAGGCCAGGATAAGCACCGGGTGTATCAATAAAAGTGACTATTGGCAGGCCAAAGCGTTCAGCTAATGCCATTACGCGTAAAGCTTTTCTATAGCCTTCGGGTTTAGGCATACCAAAATTTCTTTTCATATTTTCTTTGGTGCCTCGCCCTTTTTGAGTTCCTACAACAACAACTCTCCTATTTCTAAATTGAGCAATTCCTGTCACAATAGCTTGGTCATCCATAAAATTTCTATCACCATGTAATTCTATGAAATCTGTGCAGAGTTGGTTGATAATATCTAGAGTATAAGGGCGGTTTGGATGTCTTGAAAGTTGTGTAATTTGAAAAGAATTTAAATTTGTATAAATTTCTTTAGCAAGAAGTTCGAATTTATTTTCAAGTATAGAAATTTCTTCGTTTAATCCCCTAGTGTCCTGCTGTCTATCTGGGATGAGTGCCGACTGTTCAGCAGCGAGACGGAGCTCGGATATTCGTTTTGAAAGTTCATGCAAGGGTTTTTCAAGCTGCAGAATGTCCATAATGTTTTAATCCTCTATAAGTGCTGTTATGTCATAATGTGTACAGCTCAAAAAAAAATTCGAGCATTGTTAATGTAGGTAGCAAAATTGTACGTCTTGGTCAAAATATAAGAGGTTATTTGAGATGAACCAACAAGAATCTTTCAAACAAATTGATGAGTTCAAAAGAGGTATGCAAGATCTTATTGTGGACACAACGAGCGTCAGTTTTGTAGATGGTGTAAATGGCAGATTGTATTATCGGGGCATAAATATCGCGGAATTAGCAGCACATGCAACATTCGAGGAAACAGCTTGGTTACTTCTTTCGGGAAAATTACCTACAAAAAGCAAATTAGAGGGGTTTCAATGGGGTCTTCGAAATATGTCAAGAACTCAAGAAAAAGTATTAAGAATAATTGAAGAAATGCCCCAGCTTTCTCCTCCTTTATTGGTTTTACAAACAGGCTTAGCGGCACTTGCGTGTATCGATAGAAGTGAAGATTACTTAGAGGAAGAGAATTATATTGAAAAAGTTATGAGAATAATAGCACAAAGTCCGGTTGTGTTATCAGCTGCGTATAGACATTATTTGGGTGTTCCTTTATTGGAGCCGAGATCAGATTTGAGTTTTGTTGAAAATTTTATATATATGTTATTTGGAAAAATTCCAACAAAAAACCAAACACGCTGTATGGAAATAGCATTGATTATTCAAATGGATCATGGCTTTAATTCTTCTACTTTTACAGCAAGGTCAGTTGCATCTACACTCACAAATTTTTATTCAGCTACAAGTGCTGCGGTCGGAGCGTTGAGTGGTTCTTTGCATGGCGGAGCAAGTGAATTAGTTGTAGAAATGTTAAATAATGCAAAAAATAGTAATGATATAGAAAAATATACAAGAGATCTTTTAAAGTCAGGTTCTAAAATCATGGGTATGGGGCATAGAGTGTATAAAACTATAGATCCTCGTGCAATTATATTTCGTGATTTATTATCACAATTGACTAATAAAGACGAGAAAGACAGCGATTTAAAATTACTAACACGAATAGAACTAGAAGCAAGAAAGTATTTTGAAGAGAAAATGATGCCAGTTTTTGCAAATGTAGATTTTTGGAGTGGGGCTGTGTATAAAAAATTAGGTATTCATCCTATCTTATATCCATCATTATTTGCCGCAGCAAGAATGGTTGGTTGGTGTGCCCATATTTTGGAGTTAAGGCAAAATAATAAACTTTATCGTCCTTCTTCTAAATATGTTGGAGAAATTAATGTTCCATATATTCCTCTCGATCAGAGAAGTTATTAATGAAATTAAGGAATTATTAGATGTATTTTCTATATGAGGTTACGCAAAAAATTATTTATTTTGTTTTAAATTTGTTAGCAAAATATATTCATAGCAGAAAATTTAAAAAGTTTTGTGAGGCTAGAACCTCTCAGTATTTTATAAATAAAATAAAAGATACAGAAAATAATTATTTAGAAATTAAAGAAAATAATTCAAAATATTTTCCTGTGTATTGGTTTCATGTCGCAAGCGCTGGAGAAATGGAACAGGCAATACCAGTCGCAAGAAAACTTAATGAAAAAATGAACGCTCGTTTTTTATTAACATACTTTTCGCCAAGTGCAGAGCCTTTTATAAAGAATTTTCCTGCACTAATTTCAGCCTTTTCTTTGCCAATTGACTCAAGAAAAAACTATAAATTGATATTTAGCTCTCTGCCAATATCGAAAATATTTTTTGTCAGATACGATATTTGGCCTGCTCTTTTGCATGAGAGTAAAAATTTAAACATTGAGATTAACTTGCTGTCTGCTTCTGCAATAAAAACTAAAAATGGTATATTAGGGAAAATAAGTAATATTTGGAACATAAAATTTTATAAAAATTTTTCGAATATTTTTGCAGTAACGAAAGAAGACGTAGAATATTTTACGCAGTTTTTACCATTAGAGCGAGTTCATTATTCTGGAGATGCAAAATGGTCGCGTGCTTTTGAAAGAGCAAATAATTGTATCAAGCGGAAAATAGAAAAGGATTTTTCAATATTTTATTCTTACTGTATGGCGCAAAGGGAGGTTTTAAATAAAAAAAATATAGTCTTCGGCTCTCCACATAAAGAAGAAGATAAAATAGCTTTAGATTGCGGGATAATTAAGGATAAAGTGTTTTTAATATATGTTCCTCATGATGTAACAGAAGAATCATGTAAAAAAATTATCGATAATTTTAGATTGATGGGTACGAATAGTATTCTATATAGTGAACTTATATCAATTATAAATAATACAATCAAAAATGATGATTCTTTTATTCTTGAAAATTTATATGAATTAAAGAATCATGACATAAAAAGACAATCTTTGTTTAATAGTAACAATAAAGATTATAACATTCCAGCTCATATTCTTTCAGGATATGAGGTTGTAATATTTGATAAAATTGGATATTTAGCTGAAATTTATGAAATATCAGATATTGCTATCATTGGTGGAGGATTCGATGGTCAAATTCACAACGTCTTAGAAGCTGCCGCTCATGGAGTTCCTGTTCTTATTGGGAATCTATTTGTGCGTGCAAGCGAAGCAAAAGAACTTGTTAACAGAGGTGGAGCTATTTCTTTTCAAAATACAAATGAGTTGTTTCAATTTTTGATTCAGTGGGTTAGTTTGGAAGAGCAGGGAACCGACTCACCCCACCCAACTCGAATTTTGGCTCAATCAAAGTCGAAATCGTTGGAACTTTTTAGAAGTATTCCCGATACAAGTGAAATTGTCTTGCAAGCTCTGTTTAACGAGCCATAAATAACTGTGTCTAGGTGATTCCACTTGTGTTTGGATTTTTGAACCTTTTTAAAAAAGAATATGAGTCATGGTCGCTAAGCAATTGGTTATTAATAGCACTTCGTATGAGACACGCGTTGCTCTTATCGAAGGTGGTCAGGTATCTGAATATTATATTGAACGAAGTCGAGATAGGGGTATAGTTGGTGGAATTTATAAAGGAAAAGTAATTCGTGTTTTGCCAGGAATGCAAAGTTGTTTTGTTGATATTGGTTTAGAACGCGCAGCTTTCCTTTACGGTGGTGATATCAAATCTGAAGACTCTCAAGAGCTTCCTGAGGGATTTGATGAAGAGGGCAAGCCTATTCACCATCATCAGCCCGATGAAGATGAAAATGTGGAAACAAGCGCCCCAAAAAATTTTCAAAAGCAATATAGAATAACGGACCTCGTAAAAGAAGGGCAAGAAATTATTGTTCAAGTTGCAAAAGATGCAATTGGCACAAAAGGAGCTAGGGTAACAACTTACTTAAGTTTACCTGGTCGTTATGTTGTTTTAATGCCTAGTATTAATCATATCG is a genomic window containing:
- the cmk gene encoding (d)CMP kinase — its product is MHPDHELAQKLKVITIDGPAGSGKSTVAKIVATKLGWIYVTTGAIYRSLALLFHEANLKEKDLGSIERFTSFINERYRQESLSGKVFLGEREVTQEIKAPFVSELASVLAQEDSVRKRLLPIQRKVVLNNNGAVVDGRDMGTVVFPDAPLKIFLTASPEERAERRLKELHSNGMKTNIKELIKEINERDIRDTNRKIAPLKPAIDAITLDSTKSTQEEIARIILNYAIQKEMIIQKSEI
- a CDS encoding group I truncated hemoglobin, whose translation is MNISIYDKYGGYKTLHVVVSLFYKKIMESENLIHYFENVDLARLIEHQTKFLTTSLGGPVMYETKLLKSAHANLKIPLKDFMEVATLLKEALVESKVEEQDIDKIIEVVASYKNDIVTA
- a CDS encoding PD40 domain-containing protein, with product MKLKFKNIYLISFITILNIFPKSFAAESLISNSNQISKSDDSLEGLKNNSTDYTKNDDSVDELKLDNTIDVGSPGVKKIRMAIPLFAITDKSIPINNNELNEYSKRLTSIFNFTNWFEFIPQDSMQTTQSVALQPFQISQWKALKAEFVILGKFTKAKNPSRYNLELRLYDIKLQAQLIGKSYSNLSAKSTDLALRRFADVSVAALTGTPGPFMSQIVFVGKKDQNSNGQIFIADFDGGNLKQITEDKAVHISPNWSRDGTKIIYTSFKSGKPDIYIYNLLTKQETRAISGSGNSSGANWSPDGNLIAFSASTMDGSTHIFTTNKFGGNKKPFISTSAIEVEPAFSPNGKSIAYTSTKYGKPMIFVKDLSSGNTTRLTYAGWYNASACWSPDSKSIVFASYDRDINLWDLFKIGSNGSGIERLTLSQGDNEKPSFSPDGRFILFQSDRSSKGTRLGIHKLFYMSKDGSYQKSLNIPIYESKQASWGPRITQFEDE
- a CDS encoding non-canonical purine NTP pyrophosphatase; translation: MSIFICTSNQGKLKEFSNLLNNNEDIIGLVELKKVENIQQIEAIENSDYFLSNALIKILSALKYIIDNKEISEFKAIHKILVDDSGLCVPELNYLPGVHSATYAGEPKNDENNRNKLIKELNELEKYFIFKNEKRLQAFFVCFLIELDLTEIHDLKETIKIIDAKSLVIKSVIEFERNCLEKVNLNIDGGSFSQSMPISSLLKGFNKEIHIKVHYGFCSGEISNLEQNKILGTGHGYDHMFYSLSNRDLSFASIPLEEKNKKSHRAFALNAMLKSLKK
- the fsa gene encoding fructose-6-phosphate aldolase, producing the protein MKIFIDSADIKEIKTVAELGVCDGVTTNPTLIAKSGQDFKTVLSEIINIIPGPISAEVISLDSKGMIKEAEELVKLANSIVIKLPLTEEGLKACKYLNGKGIKTNVTLCFSVGQALLAAKAGATYVSPFIGRLDDIGEDGVNLIKEIKALYSANKVETKILAASIRSPRHVTDSFISGADVVTLPFKILLQLYTHPLTEKGLNQFIEDWKNSGQRSILAEKI
- a CDS encoding TonB C-terminal domain-containing protein; translated protein: MKNNNILLNHPNRAPEIDEINMLKFGKAVYDTQRNILFSRSFPDDYINKSYLGPRYVKPVDLPLQKKIKQPTIDILGSNSKIPFLSPDEIKDIYSPNRKHLIAAISIHFLLISSFFVLTYIFSFESTPPEIVEVTFGMSENFAQTKQISQKDDEVGEREATKTIRDLPQLTKNIAPDTSPVAEKKTEKVTPKISDKSKDLILKEESNKNIINNNEKLKTDLKKPIGPIPDQDKQKVSMDEYLKRKEIDTRKEDTRKNAGIRNADQEKQEGSKANVNNLPESPFSTPSDIPASPFAAAPSGVIDGKISSKSYNSYKAYIARQLKLNWSTTEGSTFAPTLKTRIKFTINPYGYLIGKPTVVQSSGNSQFDQLVINSLESTFPVPEVPPKDINPPKTFEASYSAKSVQ
- a CDS encoding PP2C family protein-serine/threonine phosphatase, whose protein sequence is MKIITADLIESIKIPIAIFNTNNLDIIHKNTHFDEIFKSLNDNLLNVFLNFDIKSILSLTEKKFEYACSFKKIKNVPFEFQINNIDDNLSIIYGFNNMKLKENEYIMNSYSKMVNDYNLLKEKQLKDSLEMASSIQKSLLPRPNLQMKKFNISSFYQSAVSIGGDWYNYYVNDEEAHIYIGDITGHGIGSALLAGVVTGIFEKYLLKIIHETGKPEEPTHLLNDFNKIIFKLSNQKLVMTMLALVVSHKSMNITSYSAAHNPPILLKRSKLTQTGQVDIKLIGNLGSKLGYSENLNISAQNLDIEIGDIVFAYTDGLIEGLSNGEEYGIKRLKETLKKSFSQDLPIEDIMKQVKETILSEFDSNVLEDDISAIAVEVLH
- a CDS encoding ExbD/TolR family protein; its protein translation is MSFNLDSGNDVGEGSRKSNFISEINMTPFVDVCLVLLIIFMVTAPFAISGINVQLPKTQAKSLTLSGESLVISINKKGEYFIGKNIVKEANLITQIQTSVKNDEHPSLFIRADDGVPYGKVMFAMTAAQKAGVERIGMVGENKRDKK
- a CDS encoding MotA/TolQ/ExbB proton channel family protein, which translates into the protein METVAQSTKIDWFSIILHGGPIGIAITILLGIMSIWAWVVIISKMLRLKEMHGLSEKFLTNFWEAKSLSELNLRVKDMDYSPAREVFRSGFNEMIRVLQTREKRGSTGSVIFDTVKRTLSRQKMIEEANLGSNLSILAVCASAGPFIGLFGTVVGIIRAFHDIGSSGASSLAAVAPGISEALIATALGLFVAIPAVIFYNILINRIKKHLVLLDGFSSDFINILERHYTIKPDQDNT